A window from Fusarium musae strain F31 chromosome 8, whole genome shotgun sequence encodes these proteins:
- a CDS encoding hypothetical protein (MEROPS:MER0000432), protein MRCLYLLILSVGSLCATSETISLPNVNATFAKTPKPFQIHVDQGFIEDTRQRVAHTRSPLFINESSDGPGTENFTSVRDFWVNEYDWNTTEASINKRFEQFTTIVEPEIDNVTHSVPLHFVHHRSPRSDAIPLLFIHGWPGSFLEVGNIIEHLTNPPNTSLPAFHVVAPSIPGFGFSPAPTQPGFGPAAASYAFNELMLQLGYSRYVIQGGDFGGVILRYQAHNFPKNVISALSNFWIIQPGNNDLRRLAQGESTPDEVAYIKIIENYENQGSGYRLIMSTEPLTLAFGMTDSPLGNAMWMYSIMKRVIDPAIMAWTPEEIITWSMMYWIQGPYGGMRFYKEVQDDGGFETLDFGTLPVVEIPVAISQFPYDLTYRMPIDWAKRGGNVLKRTVHDHGGHFAAYEVPDLLLHDIWSWFGDKEASGTKVFD, encoded by the exons ATGCGGTGCCTGTATCTACTCATACTTTCCGTCGGCTCTCTCTGTGCTACTTCAGAGACCATCTCACTGCCGAATGTCAATGCCACCTTTGCCAAGACCCCTAAGCCATTCCAGATCCATGTTGATCAAGGCTTCATTGAGGACACCCGGCAGCGGGTTGCTCATACAAGGTCACCGTTGTTCATAAATGAGTCAAGCGATGGACCCGGTACTGAGAATTTCACAAGCGTTCGTGACTTCTGGGTCAATGAGTATGATTGGAACACTACGGAAGCTTCTATCAACAAGAG ATTCGAGCAGTTTACGACTATTGTTGAGCCAGAAATCGATAACGTCACTCATTCTGTACCGCTGCACTTCGTACATCACCGCTCACCCAGGTCGGATGCCATACCATTGCTGTTTATTCATGGGTGGCCAGGGTCCTTCCTTGAAGTCGGTAATATTATCGAACATCTGACAAATCCACCAAATACTTCTCTACCAGCGTTTCATGTTGTTGCGCCTTCAATCCCGGGCTTTGGATTCTCTCCTGCACCGACACAGCCAGGGTTCGGCCCCGCGGCGGCTTCCTATGCATTCAACGAACTGATGCTTCAGCTTGGCTACTCCCGATACGTTATCCAAGGTGGAGATTTTGGTGGCGTCATTCTTCGCTACCAAGCTCACAATTTCCCAAAGAATGTGATCTCAGCACTCAGCAATTTCTGGATCATCCAGCCTGGGAACAACGACCTTCGCCGACTTGCACAGGGGGAATCAACGCCCGATGAGGTTGCATACATCAAGATCATAGAGAATTATGAGAATCAAGGATCTGGCTACCGACTGATTATGTCTACGGAACCACTCACCCTGGCATTTGGTATGACAGACTCGCCACTTGGAAATGCCATGTGGATGTACTCCATCATGAAGAGGGTCATCGACCCGGCTATCATGGCTTGGACTCCCGAGGAGATCATTACTTGGTCCATGATGTATTGGATCCAGGGTCCATACGGTGGTATGCGGTTCTATAAGGAAGTTCAAGACGACGGGGGCTTTGAAACACTCGACTTTGGCACCCTGCCCGTGGTAGAGATCCCTGTCGCCATCAGTCAATTCCCCTATGACTTGACTTATCGTATGCCGATAGATTGGGCAAAGCGAGGAGGAAATGTTCTAAAAAGAACTGTACATGATCATGGCGGCCATTTTGCTGCTTATGAAGTCCCTGATCTGCTTCTCCATGATATATGGTCTTGGTTCGGAGATAAGGAAGCTTCAGGGACCAAGGTATTCGACTAA